From bacterium, one genomic window encodes:
- a CDS encoding O-antigen ligase family protein — protein MFKESIPQKIILSGLILYCLGVTISISCQIMGVILALSGWIIRMIITRRFEIIGTPLNIPILLFIITLFLSTIFSSYPIVALDKTESMIRHLLLYYLVVCGIKDASTAKKIIMVLLVAVAIESGYIILQYLYNFKLFGIVVHNGVSKHLTENRAIGGAVGIIFPIGFSLWVFSNSAYKKIALGIINLLILTVLLFTQTRGIWVGVILALIFIIIIGIRKKKKILLSLFAFVIVIPFIFPKEVTNQVLSIFSDKTLGGRIYLWRDSLQIVKDYPVFGTGPGTFIHIYYPEYFSKEAMENKDFGHLHCHNNFVNVAVEGGILGLFAFIWLLIASFCLGFKILKRNLQDKDLFPLTIGLLAGLIVWLVHGMVDCTYLGSSAYLFWFTLGMIVRTGDIAVINWKFT, from the coding sequence ATGTTTAAAGAATCTATACCTCAAAAAATTATACTCTCAGGATTAATATTATATTGTTTAGGTGTTACTATCTCTATCTCCTGTCAGATAATGGGAGTAATATTAGCACTTAGTGGTTGGATAATCAGAATGATAATAACCCGTAGGTTTGAAATAATAGGCACCCCATTAAACATCCCTATCCTACTTTTTATCATCACCCTATTTTTATCAACAATATTCTCTTCTTATCCAATAGTGGCATTGGATAAAACGGAATCTATGATTAGACACCTCCTTTTATATTATTTAGTCGTATGTGGAATTAAGGACGCATCTACTGCAAAAAAAATAATTATGGTTTTATTAGTTGCGGTGGCTATTGAATCAGGATACATAATTTTGCAGTATCTTTATAATTTTAAACTATTTGGGATAGTTGTTCATAATGGGGTCTCAAAACATCTAACAGAAAACCGTGCTATAGGTGGTGCGGTAGGAATAATATTTCCGATTGGATTTTCTCTTTGGGTCTTTAGTAATTCTGCTTACAAAAAAATTGCTCTGGGAATAATCAATCTTTTAATTTTAACCGTATTATTATTTACTCAAACCAGAGGGATTTGGGTAGGTGTGATTTTAGCACTTATCTTTATAATTATCATCGGTATTCGGAAGAAAAAGAAAATATTACTCTCTTTATTCGCATTTGTGATTGTCATTCCATTTATTTTCCCAAAAGAAGTAACTAATCAAGTCTTATCAATATTTTCAGATAAAACTCTTGGTGGAAGAATCTATCTCTGGAGGGATAGCTTACAGATAGTCAAGGATTATCCTGTGTTTGGCACAGGACCAGGAACTTTTATCCATATCTATTATCCTGAATATTTTTCTAAAGAGGCAATGGAAAATAAAGACTTTGGGCATTTACATTGCCATAACAATTTTGTAAATGTTGCCGTAGAAGGAGGAATATTAGGTTTATTTGCATTTATCTGGTTGCTTATTGCCTCTTTTTGCCTTGGTTTTAAAATCCTTAAAAGGAATCTTCAAGATAAAGACCTTTTTCCGTTAACGATTGGACTGCTGGCTGGGTTAATAGTCTGGTTAGTTCACGGAATGGTAGATTGCACCTACCTGGGTAGCAGTGCCTATCTTTTCTGGTTCACATTGGGAATGATTGTCAGGACAGGAGATATAGCGGTTATTAACTGGAAGTTTACATAG